A single Anatilimnocola floriformis DNA region contains:
- a CDS encoding DUF1326 domain-containing protein — protein MSRLMLWSLAVVSLLGWNAARGADEVSGIYLETRTCQVYTGPCFANAESALAGKDAVMAWNIESGKHAGVDLTGLSVVVCMTGSDTLGHGGVNDPKTLKSTVILDEKATGIQRDALLSFAKEHAGRAGKEVVRVDSAPIEMSLDLGSLDGHLKAGKMVTLGTRKAVKTDCICTNEVAFYPPLAKLQNFAAGVSTEAEYRGRGLGTTWSTPGSRSAYMATFIYE, from the coding sequence ATGTCACGTCTGATGTTGTGGTCGCTGGCCGTTGTGAGTTTGCTGGGCTGGAATGCCGCTCGCGGTGCCGATGAGGTTTCGGGCATTTATCTGGAAACGCGGACCTGCCAGGTTTACACCGGTCCCTGTTTTGCGAACGCCGAATCTGCCCTCGCCGGCAAAGACGCCGTGATGGCTTGGAACATCGAAAGCGGCAAGCACGCCGGCGTCGATCTCACCGGCCTGTCGGTCGTCGTCTGCATGACCGGTTCCGATACGCTCGGCCACGGCGGCGTGAATGATCCCAAGACGCTGAAGTCGACGGTCATTCTTGACGAAAAAGCAACCGGCATACAGCGCGACGCCCTGCTGTCGTTCGCGAAGGAACATGCGGGCCGGGCTGGCAAGGAAGTGGTGCGAGTCGATTCGGCGCCGATCGAAATGTCGCTCGACCTGGGTTCGCTCGACGGTCACTTGAAGGCCGGCAAAATGGTGACCCTCGGCACGCGGAAAGCAGTGAAGACCGACTGCATCTGCACCAACGAAGTGGCCTTCTATCCGCCGCTGGCAAAGCTGCAAAACTTCGCAGCCGGCGTCTCGACCGAAGCCGAGTACCGCGGCCGCGGCCTGGGAACGACCTGGTCAACGCCCGGTTCGCGCAGTGCTTATATGGCGACGTTTATTTACGAGTAA
- a CDS encoding bestrophin-like domain, with protein MSPLVVSLIVLLCIFGSSLGGLLLRPHFPDGHLNTESKEVIKLVVGIVGTMTGMVLGLLVASAKSSFDSQHHGVSQLAANVVVLDRALAHYGPETQATREALRKTVTDMIERIWAEPKPANGDATKYEEVYDHILALQPKNESQRTNQALALKVVHDTAQMRWLLYSQRIGSIPPVFLILLVAWLAITFGSYGLFAPRNATTIAVLLLGSLVVSSAVFLILELDRPFGGIMHISSQPLRNALAQVGQ; from the coding sequence GTGAGTCCGCTCGTTGTTAGTTTGATTGTGCTGCTCTGTATCTTTGGAAGCTCCCTGGGGGGCTTGCTGCTGCGGCCTCATTTTCCCGACGGGCATCTCAATACCGAGTCGAAGGAAGTCATCAAGCTGGTCGTCGGCATTGTCGGCACGATGACCGGCATGGTGCTGGGCCTGCTAGTGGCGTCGGCGAAGAGTTCGTTCGACAGCCAACATCACGGCGTATCGCAGTTGGCAGCCAATGTGGTGGTGCTCGATCGGGCGCTGGCTCACTACGGGCCCGAGACTCAAGCGACGCGCGAGGCGCTCCGCAAAACAGTGACCGACATGATCGAGCGGATCTGGGCAGAGCCCAAACCGGCTAACGGTGACGCAACGAAGTATGAAGAAGTCTATGACCATATTCTCGCACTGCAGCCGAAGAATGAATCGCAGCGCACGAATCAAGCCCTGGCGCTAAAAGTCGTACACGACACCGCGCAGATGCGCTGGCTGTTGTACTCGCAGCGGATTGGTTCGATTCCGCCGGTGTTCCTCATTCTTTTGGTCGCCTGGCTCGCCATCACCTTCGGCAGTTATGGACTGTTTGCACCACGCAACGCGACGACCATCGCCGTGCTGTTGCTAGGGAGCTTGGTTGTTTCGAGCGCGGTCTTTTTGATCCTCGAGCTCGATCGTCCCTTCGGCGGCATCATGCACATCAGCAGCCAGCCGCTGCGAAATGCACTGGCGCAGGTCGGGCAGTAA
- a CDS encoding LuxR C-terminal-related transcriptional regulator, which translates to MYFESFLAGLSATFVKVPAAEVDGQIELGLKQIVEFLDLDRSGFGEVTSQGMVITHSYQLPGIPPSPRVILEAQFPFYARKVQQGEVFRMPEDLPPEAAREWEMAARSGMKSNLTIPLKVTGSVVGGIGFASFRAQRDWPDALIQRLRLVGDIFTNALARKRAEEALAAANEQARILREELARQIVANQERELNQKGESERVQLLVNNLTPREREVFFLVAAGMPNKNIATRLDVSLQSVKLYRARVMEKLQLATVADLVRLADKAKTLLGDS; encoded by the coding sequence ATGTATTTCGAGAGTTTCCTGGCCGGTCTGTCGGCGACTTTTGTCAAAGTCCCCGCGGCGGAAGTCGATGGCCAGATCGAGCTGGGCTTGAAGCAAATCGTGGAGTTTCTCGATCTCGATCGGAGCGGCTTCGGCGAAGTGACTTCGCAGGGAATGGTCATCACGCACTCGTACCAATTGCCGGGAATCCCACCGTCGCCGCGCGTCATTCTCGAAGCTCAGTTCCCGTTCTACGCCCGAAAAGTTCAGCAGGGCGAGGTCTTCCGCATGCCCGAAGATCTGCCGCCGGAAGCTGCGCGTGAATGGGAAATGGCCGCTCGCTCGGGAATGAAATCGAACCTCACGATTCCGCTGAAGGTAACCGGTTCAGTCGTCGGCGGAATCGGCTTTGCGTCGTTCCGCGCCCAGCGTGACTGGCCCGATGCCCTCATCCAGCGTTTGCGACTGGTCGGCGATATCTTTACGAATGCCCTAGCGCGCAAGCGCGCCGAAGAGGCGCTCGCGGCTGCCAACGAACAAGCGAGGATCCTGCGTGAGGAGTTGGCCCGGCAGATCGTTGCCAATCAAGAACGCGAATTGAACCAAAAGGGCGAAAGCGAACGAGTGCAACTGCTCGTAAACAACCTCACGCCACGCGAGCGCGAGGTCTTCTTTCTGGTTGCCGCCGGCATGCCGAATAAGAACATCGCCACCCGGCTCGACGTGAGTTTGCAGAGCGTGAAACTCTATCGCGCCCGCGTGATGGAAAAGCTCCAGTTGGCGACCGTTGCCGATCTCGTTCGCCTCGCCGACAAAGCCAAGACGCTGCTCGGCGACAGCTGA
- a CDS encoding DUF1254 domain-containing protein has protein sequence MKNLVPLLALIVCTALALPCSAQTADAELAEIGVDAYVYGYPLVTMEYTRRVMTNVAKPSGSHAPMGQFLLMRKYPDAAFKDVTAPNADTLYSTAWLDLAKEPYILRLPKMNDRYFLMPMLSGWTNVFEVPGKRTTGTKAQAYAITGPNWKGTLPDGLVELKSPTNMVWILGRTYCTGTPEDYEAAHKVMDKYDLHPLSAFATQYVAPAGKVNPEVDMKTPVREQVHRLDAVEYFTLLAKLMKDNPPAKDDAPIIAKLAKIGIVPGKDFDAEKLPAAVAASVPKTAQTKIMGHFAQAGSDLNGWTFTTKAGVYGTEYLQRALITAIGLGANRPQDAVYPTSTVDVDGKPYSGANKYVMHFPKGETPPADGFWSITMYNAEYFFVDNPLDKYTVSPRNDLQFNADGSLDLYIQNESPGKDKEANWLPAPKDKFVLMMRLYWPTEKAPSIIDGSWKPPGVKQVGK, from the coding sequence ATGAAGAACCTGGTGCCCCTGCTCGCACTAATCGTCTGCACCGCACTGGCCCTGCCGTGCTCTGCTCAAACTGCCGATGCAGAACTGGCCGAAATCGGCGTCGACGCCTACGTCTACGGCTATCCACTCGTGACGATGGAATACACTCGCCGCGTGATGACCAACGTCGCCAAGCCGAGTGGCTCACACGCGCCGATGGGGCAATTTTTGCTGATGCGGAAATATCCCGACGCGGCGTTCAAGGATGTGACCGCGCCGAACGCCGACACGTTGTATTCGACGGCCTGGCTCGATCTGGCCAAGGAGCCATATATCCTGCGGCTGCCGAAGATGAACGATCGTTACTTTCTGATGCCAATGCTCAGCGGTTGGACCAATGTGTTCGAAGTTCCCGGCAAGCGAACCACGGGCACAAAAGCTCAGGCCTACGCGATCACGGGACCGAACTGGAAGGGGACGCTCCCCGATGGCCTCGTCGAGCTGAAGTCGCCGACCAATATGGTTTGGATTTTGGGACGAACCTACTGCACCGGCACGCCCGAAGACTACGAAGCCGCGCACAAAGTGATGGACAAGTACGACCTGCATCCACTCAGCGCCTTCGCCACCCAATACGTGGCGCCGGCCGGCAAGGTCAATCCCGAAGTCGATATGAAAACGCCAGTCCGCGAACAGGTTCACCGGCTCGATGCGGTTGAGTACTTCACGCTGCTGGCGAAGCTGATGAAAGACAATCCGCCAGCCAAAGACGACGCGCCGATCATCGCCAAGCTCGCCAAAATCGGCATCGTGCCCGGGAAGGATTTCGATGCCGAAAAACTTCCGGCAGCCGTGGCCGCGAGCGTTCCAAAAACAGCCCAGACCAAAATCATGGGCCATTTCGCGCAAGCGGGTAGCGACCTCAACGGCTGGACCTTCACCACCAAGGCCGGCGTTTACGGCACCGAATATCTGCAGCGAGCGCTGATCACGGCAATCGGCCTCGGCGCCAATCGGCCGCAAGATGCGGTGTATCCAACTTCGACGGTCGATGTGGATGGCAAACCTTACAGTGGTGCGAACAAATACGTGATGCATTTCCCGAAGGGTGAGACGCCGCCAGCCGACGGTTTCTGGTCGATCACCATGTACAACGCCGAGTACTTCTTTGTCGACAATCCGCTCGATAAGTACACGGTCAGCCCGCGCAACGATTTGCAATTCAATGCCGATGGTTCGCTCGATCTTTACATTCAAAACGAGTCGCCAGGAAAGGATAAGGAAGCCAATTGGCTGCCGGCGCCGAAGGACAAGTTTGTGCTGATGATGCGACTCTACTGGCCCACCGAAAAAGCGCCATCGATCATCGACGGCAGCTGGAAACCGCCAGGCGTGAAGCAGGTGGGTAAGTAA